In Serinicoccus marinus DSM 15273, the genomic stretch TCGATGGCGCCGCAGCGGTGCTGGTGGGCCGGACGTCGGCACCGGACGGTGCCACCCTGACCCAGCACGAGGCGGTCATGGACGCGCTGGACGTCCTGGGCGTGCCGGTGGTCGCCGATGTCGAGTGCGGCCACGTCGCGCCGCACCTGCCGCTGGTCAACGGGGCGCTCGCCCGGGTCGAGCACACCGCGGCGACGTCCGCCATCACGCAGACGCTCTCCTGACGAGGCGGATCAGCCGCCGGCGCCTCAGACCGAATGCAGGACCACTGAGAGCCGGTATGTCACTCGAGAGCCCCCTCGAGGAGGCTGCCGAGTGACATACCGGCTCCCGGTGCCCCGATCGACCGGCGCGGGGTATACCGGTGCGACCGTTACGCTGGGTCGGTGCCTTCTCGTCCCCTCACCATCGCCATCGACGGGCCCTCCGGGTCCGGCAAGTCCTCCGTGTCCAAGGCCGTGGCGCGGGAGCTGGGACTGGGCTACCTGGACACCGGCGCGATGTACCGCGCGGTCGCCTGGCGGTGCCTCGATGCGGACGTCGACCTGACCGACCAGCAGGCCGTGGCCCAGGCTGCGCGCGACCTCCCGCTGGACATCTTGACCGACCCCGACGACCAGACCCTGCGGGTCGGTGGGACCGACATCACTGACGCCATCCGCGAGACCCGCGTGACGTCGCAGGTCTCGGCCGTGGCCACGAATCTCGACGTGCGCGCCGAGCTGCGCCGGCGTCAGCGGGAGATCGTCGCCGCGGCCCGTGAGCAGCAGGGCGGCATCGTCGCGGAGGGCCGCGACATCACCACCGTCGTCGCCCCCGACGCCGAGCACCGCATCCTCGTCACCGCCTCGGAGGAGGCGCGCCTGACTCGCCGCTCCACCGAGCTGCACGGCGGCGCCGACGCCGAGCAGGTCGCGGCGACCCGCGACCAGATCGTGCGCCGCGACCAGCAGGACTCGACGGTCAGCGCCTTCATGGAAGCCGCGGACGGGGTCGTGACGTTGGACACCTCGGACCTGTCGTTCGACCAGGTCGTGGCGGCCGTGCTCGCGCTGGTCCGCGGCGAGGTCGAGCCGGAGCGCTCACCCGAGCACGCGGGTGAGGCCACCTGACCTGCCGGGCACCGACCGCCTGCGACATACCCCCGACACCGACCTGAGGAGCACCAGATGAGCTCGTCCGCCTCCGACAAGATCTCCGCCTACGCCCACCCCGAGCGCCTCGTCACGACCGAGTGGCTCGCCGAGCACCTCGACGACCCGCAGGTCGTCGTGCTCGAGTCCGACG encodes the following:
- the cmk gene encoding (d)CMP kinase translates to MPSRPLTIAIDGPSGSGKSSVSKAVARELGLGYLDTGAMYRAVAWRCLDADVDLTDQQAVAQAARDLPLDILTDPDDQTLRVGGTDITDAIRETRVTSQVSAVATNLDVRAELRRRQREIVAAAREQQGGIVAEGRDITTVVAPDAEHRILVTASEEARLTRRSTELHGGADAEQVAATRDQIVRRDQQDSTVSAFMEAADGVVTLDTSDLSFDQVVAAVLALVRGEVEPERSPEHAGEAT